Within Armatimonadota bacterium, the genomic segment CTGCGAACAACCAGCGGCCGCGCAGACTAAAAAGTTCGTGATTTCCCGCAAGTCTATGAGCAGCCGCCGCGGAAAGAACGGCGAACAGCTGATCGCTCCCCGAACACAAGGCGGGTCGGGATCAGCGGCCGGTCACCCAACCTCGCCACATCCATGATTCAGTTGTCAAGGTTCATACAACTGAGTTCAAACAATCAGGACATCGGGATCCTCCACCATGGGGGAGATCCCATATGCCCGGATCGTCTGAACACAGCGAGCACAGAGCAAGTACACGCGCAAGCTATCCTGGCGCTCGTCCATGTGGCGACGGGCTTTGGCTTCCACAATCTCCAGCCGGTCAAGTTCGACCTCACCTTCGAACACGCTCTTTTGCACGCGCTCCAGGGCGTTCTTGAGCACCTTCGCCACGCGCAGCCGGCGTGCGTCGTCTCGGATATCGTAGGCAACGACCACGTAGGGCACGGCTCCACGTCAGCCTGTTATCTGCACAGGCTCATACGCTTCCCCCCAGCGGATCGCTCCCACCAGTCGTCCCACCTGCTCTCGAAAGGCAACCCGCCAGTTGCCTTCCATGCTCGCGGGTCCGGATCCGCCGAGACGGTCTTCGTAGGCCGCAAGAAACCTGCGAAAGGCGTCTTTCGTGAGGAACACCCCACCTTCCGTTCCCTCCTCGAAGTCCGCGGGTCCAAACACCCGGCGGTTCACAAGGGCCAGCACCATCCGATCAACCACCGGCGCCCTGAACTCCTCCACCAGGTCCAGCGCCAGGGCCGGGCGGCCGTAGCGCACGTCGTGGAAGAATCCCAGGTACGGGTCGAATCCCCGGGCTGCAATGGCCCCGAACATCTCCTGGGTTAGCAGACTGTAGCCGAGTGAAAGCAGCGCGTTCACCGGATCACCCGGTGGGCGACGGCTGCGACCGGAGAATCTGAGCTCTCCGGTGACCATGCGCGCAAAAGCGGTGAAGTAGGCAGCGGTCCCCCGGCCCTCCATCCCGCGAAGAGAGTCGAGATCGCCTGCGGAATCTATTCGAGCCAGACTGTCTTCCAGCGCGCCCAGCGGCTCATCCAGGGGTGCGTCGGGGTGGTTGCGCTGGTAGCGCAGAATCAAAGCCCGAGCGTTCAGGAGTTTGCCTCGGACCACTGCCCGGGCTAGTTCCAGTCGAAAGGCGGGGTCGTGGTAGCGTTCGTACTGCTGCAACCGGAGGAGCACATTACGGGACTCCACGGGCATCAGGCGCCCCTTGAGCCGGCCGTCCATGCTCATGAAAGCCAGCTCGACCCCGCGGGCGAGCAGCAGAGCCATCGCCTGCGTCGACACCTGGACGCCGCCGAACACCACAACCGAGTCCACCTTGAAGACGGGCACATTGGCCAGTGAGCGGCCGTCCTTACGTACCACAAGCCGCTCTCCCTCTTTCTGCACCACCGCCCCCTGTTCCACCACGTAGAGGGCTGCCATACCGTCAGGTCTAGACGCTGTGCGTCACCCGCTCCCTGAGGCCGACCAAGTCCGCTTGTAACAGGTGCGCGCACACCTCGGCCGCGTGGTCGAGCAGCCGCCGGGCGTCACCTGCCTGCACCCGGTGGTAACCGTGTTCCAGGTAGCTGCGGTTGCGGTTGAACTGGATGTCGCGGAGCAACTCCGTGAGGGTTTCCGGGAGCGGCCCCTCGAGGATTTCTACCAGGCGCAGGCCGGTTGTGAGCGCGAGTTCGCGGGGCAAGTTCCGACCCTCCAGCGCGAGCTGGTACCGGCTTCGCAGTCCCGGATCCAGCCGGTCCCACTCGGGCCGCCAGGGGTTGACCCGGTGTGCCAGCAGGCGTGCCTGCACGGCGGTCTCCACCGCCCGGTATGCCCGTAGGACGGTGTCCGTGAACCTCTCCTCCGTTAGGCGTCGGGCGGCGTTCTCCAGGGTGTCTGCCGTAAGTAGGGCCACGTCTTCTGGCTGCGGCCAGTCCGTGGCCCGACCATCCTGCAACTGTCGCAGCTGTCGGGACGCGCCTACCAACCGGTCGGCAGGTTCCACCAGGCGCTGGACCAGGTGGGCAAGGGGTGCCAGCTTCCCGACGTCGCCGAGCGCGCGGGCTACCTCGTAGTGCCTCCAGAGCAATTCCCTGGACGCCTCGTAGTCGAATTCGTCCCACTTGTACAGAGCGTCCACGCACCTCTTGATGAAGCCGGCCCGCCCCGCCTCCGGCAGGCGGCTGGCCAGGTAGCGAGCCTCCCGGTAGGCGAATCTGCGCAGGAGCTCCAGCACCTGCCGGGTGGTCTCCTCGGTGGCGGTGCGCTCGTTGGGCCGCACGCGCATGGCCCCGCTGACCACGCGCCCGGCGGAGTCCCGCCGCTCTCCCCCCGTATACTCCATCACCAGGCTGCCCGCGATGGGCTCGGTGAGCGCCGCATGGACCACCGCGGCAGACAGCGGTTTGGTACCTCCGGTGAAGTTCACGATAACTTGATCATTGCCCGCAGCCTCCCTCAGGACCTCTCGTGCCGCCTCCAGGCACACGTCGAGGTTTTCAGGGTCGGTCACCTCCCGCGGCTCCGCGCGCACACCCAGCTGCGCTGCCCGGCTTCTGACCTGCTGCGCCACATCGAATGGCGAGGGATCCTGCCCCGGGAAAGGTCTCCCGTAGAGAAGAAAGACCACAAGGTCGGGGTCCTGCCGAAGGTGTTCTTCGACGGCCTTCACGAGGGGGTCCGCGGTCGTACCGACGGTCAAAATCAGCGCGGTGGCCATGGACACCATCTCAACCGGGAATCAGCACCACCCAGCCCATGGGAAGGAACCGGTCCCGCTGGACCCAGGCGACCTTGCGGGTCTTAGGGAACGGCCGGCTGCCACTCCCACGGTCCAGTCGGTAGCGGCGTACGAGTTGCTGCACCACGTCCTCCCCGAACAGTTCCGTCACGGTCTTGGTGCGCCACCCGCCGCCCCACCCGAGGTTCAGGACCACGTGCCCCGGAGGGGGACTCTGAAGACGCCTGAGGAGCTCGGTGTAAAAGCGGGTTACAGTGTCCGCGAGTTGCCGCAGGGACGGCGGGACGGCGCTACCCGCCTGTGTCCACCACTGGCGCTCTTGCTCCGCCACCGAGCGGGCGAAGGCGTTGCACGCCTCCGGCCAGCTTTCCAGGAAGGCTGCGTCTGTCCCCCACCTGTCGTGGCTCTCAAGGAGGAATCTGTCCACCTCCACTGGGACGCGCAGCTCAACCCCGTCGTGGAGGCACTCGCAGAAGCTCGCCACCGCGCGCCCGACGTCCTGGGTGTACCGGCTCGGTTGACTGCCCTGCCGGGGCGACTCCATCAGGCCGAGGCCAGGGCTCTGCCGGACAGCCACCACCACCGGGTAGGCCCGCAGAGCCGCTGCAGGCGCAGGGGTAGAGTCACGGACGCGGAGGACGCGGAAGGTGTCCTGGCGAGGGTCTTCGCCCAGCACGGTCTCCTCCAGCCACTCGCCGGCGAAACGACGGTCTCGCACGTCTTCCACCCCGCCCCGCCTGTTCTTAGTGCGGCCCGCCCGCCGAGCGAGTTCGCTCCTGCCGCCCGCCTGTAAGATCCGCTGCCACAGGACCGCCGTGCGGACGGCGCCCTTGAGCTCGGTGCCCGGGACGTACGGGCGGCCGAGGGGGTCGGCCAGGAAGGGGCGCAGATCCTCCCCCCGCCGTGGGTCTCTCGGCACCGGGCAGCTGTACACGCTGAGGCGGCGGAGCCGGTCACCCTGCTGCAGCCACTGGGCGATCTGCGCGAGGCCTCCCGACAAATAGCGGTCGCGGGCTTCCCGCGCCTGCTCCAGTTCGACGAGCAGTCGAGCCGCGTCGACACGGTACAGGGTGCCCCGGAGCACGAGGAAGTCGTGGCCTCCCAACCGCTCCTCTGTGCCCACGTGGACCGGGGACAGACACTGCACGGTGTACGTGGTGGTGCTGGCGAGGCGCGGCATCATGGCCGAATCACCCCCGCGGGAAAGGCGTAACCCCAGCGGTACACGCGGTGCGGCAGGTCCGGGACGCCTTCCGGGGTCACGTCCACAAAGCCTCCCCAGAGGGCGCCCGTCGACCCAGTAAGCACCGATCCCTCCGCCAACAGGCGCACCGCCTTTCTCCGGTAGGGGCTGGGCTGCGCGGCGCCGATCCACCCCGGTCGCATTTCCAGGCGGTAGGCGCACCCGTTGCGGAGCAGGACACCGGCCTGCGCCTCCGGGAGGTAGACGGGCGACAGTGTGACGAACCGGCTGTCCGAAGCCTTCCAGGGCGGTTCTTCCTGTCTGAACTCCACGTCGAACAGGCCGTGACCCGCGGAACGGTCGCCTCCCAGTCCCACGTCACCGAGCAGCCGCAGGGCGGTCCAGAAGCGGTCCTCCAGGCCTCGCAGCTCGACCCAGAAGTGCAGGCCGCAGCCAGGGGCGAAGTGCAGCCGCCCGAAGTGCCACAGCTCCGAGGCCTTGCTGACGGCGTCCAGAGTGACCCTGGGGACCCGCACTGTCTTCCAGAAGGGCAGGGTCGGGTCGTGGGCCAGCTTCTCCCGCTCTGCTTCTGCCAGAGCCACGGTGCCGTCGTGGACGAAGGTGAACTGAGGCACGCGGGCTCCCCCCAGCCAGGCGATGAAGAGCGACTCGGAGAGCCACTCCACTTCCTTCCAGCGCGTCGCGTCACCATCGGGAGAGGGCAACAGGGGCTTGGGGTAGAAGCGCACTGGACCGGCGCGGGGGAACGCCGAGGAGATGCGGAGCGGCGGTTCCCAGTTCGGACCGTCTGGCAGCAGGTCCCGCCGGACCGCATCCTCACCGAACAGCAGAGTCC encodes:
- the cas2 gene encoding CRISPR-associated endonuclease Cas2, with translation MPYVVVAYDIRDDARRLRVAKVLKNALERVQKSVFEGEVELDRLEIVEAKARRHMDERQDSLRVYLLCARCVQTIRAYGISPMVEDPDVLIV
- the csm4 gene encoding type III-A CRISPR-associated RAMP protein Csm4, whose product is MSLYRVLLTPRSAFHLGERGIGYEETSELVHADTLFSALCSVWTLLFGEDAVRRDLLPDGPNWEPPLRISSAFPRAGPVRFYPKPLLPSPDGDATRWKEVEWLSESLFIAWLGGARVPQFTFVHDGTVALAEAEREKLAHDPTLPFWKTVRVPRVTLDAVSKASELWHFGRLHFAPGCGLHFWVELRGLEDRFWTALRLLGDVGLGGDRSAGHGLFDVEFRQEEPPWKASDSRFVTLSPVYLPEAQAGVLLRNGCAYRLEMRPGWIGAAQPSPYRRKAVRLLAEGSVLTGSTGALWGGFVDVTPEGVPDLPHRVYRWGYAFPAGVIRP
- the csm5 gene encoding type III-A CRISPR-associated RAMP protein Csm5; amino-acid sequence: MMPRLASTTTYTVQCLSPVHVGTEERLGGHDFLVLRGTLYRVDAARLLVELEQAREARDRYLSGGLAQIAQWLQQGDRLRRLSVYSCPVPRDPRRGEDLRPFLADPLGRPYVPGTELKGAVRTAVLWQRILQAGGRSELARRAGRTKNRRGGVEDVRDRRFAGEWLEETVLGEDPRQDTFRVLRVRDSTPAPAAALRAYPVVVAVRQSPGLGLMESPRQGSQPSRYTQDVGRAVASFCECLHDGVELRVPVEVDRFLLESHDRWGTDAAFLESWPEACNAFARSVAEQERQWWTQAGSAVPPSLRQLADTVTRFYTELLRRLQSPPPGHVVLNLGWGGGWRTKTVTELFGEDVVQQLVRRYRLDRGSGSRPFPKTRKVAWVQRDRFLPMGWVVLIPG
- a CDS encoding TIGR02710 family CRISPR-associated CARF protein, with the translated sequence MVSMATALILTVGTTADPLVKAVEEHLRQDPDLVVFLLYGRPFPGQDPSPFDVAQQVRSRAAQLGVRAEPREVTDPENLDVCLEAAREVLREAAGNDQVIVNFTGGTKPLSAAVVHAALTEPIAGSLVMEYTGGERRDSAGRVVSGAMRVRPNERTATEETTRQVLELLRRFAYREARYLASRLPEAGRAGFIKRCVDALYKWDEFDYEASRELLWRHYEVARALGDVGKLAPLAHLVQRLVEPADRLVGASRQLRQLQDGRATDWPQPEDVALLTADTLENAARRLTEERFTDTVLRAYRAVETAVQARLLAHRVNPWRPEWDRLDPGLRSRYQLALEGRNLPRELALTTGLRLVEILEGPLPETLTELLRDIQFNRNRSYLEHGYHRVQAGDARRLLDHAAEVCAHLLQADLVGLRERVTHSV
- the cas1 gene encoding CRISPR-associated endonuclease Cas1, which codes for MAALYVVEQGAVVQKEGERLVVRKDGRSLANVPVFKVDSVVVFGGVQVSTQAMALLLARGVELAFMSMDGRLKGRLMPVESRNVLLRLQQYERYHDPAFRLELARAVVRGKLLNARALILRYQRNHPDAPLDEPLGALEDSLARIDSAGDLDSLRGMEGRGTAAYFTAFARMVTGELRFSGRSRRPPGDPVNALLSLGYSLLTQEMFGAIAARGFDPYLGFFHDVRYGRPALALDLVEEFRAPVVDRMVLALVNRRVFGPADFEEGTEGGVFLTKDAFRRFLAAYEDRLGGSGPASMEGNWRVAFREQVGRLVGAIRWGEAYEPVQITG